In a genomic window of Lycium ferocissimum isolate CSIRO_LF1 chromosome 9, AGI_CSIRO_Lferr_CH_V1, whole genome shotgun sequence:
- the LOC132029634 gene encoding zinc transporter 4, chloroplastic has product MSFIEDLVPLGFSMDHIREKTGFLSDTIMLKLSQSVSNTACGTADEATDGCRDNSAALTLKFVAISAILIAGVCGVGIPLVGKKHRFLRTDSNLFLAAKAFAAGVILATGFVHMLPGATSSLTNPCLPKSPWKIFPFAGFIAMMAALGTLVVDFVGTQYYERKQEKENRKDQTDSGDLVSESAIVPVEPKARNDKLFGEEESGAIHIVGMHAHAAHHSHSQSQEHGHSHGHSHSHSFGGGDEDGGVRHVVVSQVLELGIVSHSLIIGISLGVSESPCTIRPLLVALSFHQFFEGFALGGCVSQAQFNSLRSTVMATFFAITTPLGIAIGIGAASSYDPHSPRALVVEGILNSVSAGILVYMALVDLIAADFLSKRMSCNTRLQVVSYFALFLGAGLMSLLAIWA; this is encoded by the exons ATGTCATTCATTGAG GATCTTGTGCCCCTAGGCTTTTCTATGGACCATATTAGAGAAAAGACTGGTTTTTTATCAG ATACCATTATGCTGAAACTTTCTCAATCTGTTTCCAATACTGCCTGTGGTACTGCTGATGAAGCGACAGACGGATGCCGAGATAACTCGGCTGCTCTCACCCTTAAGTTTGTGGCTATCTCAGCCATCCTAATAGCGGGTGTTTGCGGAGTTGGCATCCCATTAGTTGGCAAGAAGCACCGGTTCCTCCGAACCGACTCTAATCTCTTTCTTGCTGCTAAAGCCTTTGCTGCTGGTGTCATCCTCGCCACAGGATTTGTCCACATGTTACCAGGCGCTACGTCATCATTAACTAATCCTTGTCTTCCGAAATCTCCTTGGAAGATATTCCCTTTTGCTGGTTTTATCGCTATGATGGCTGCATTGGGTACCTTGGTGGTTGACTTTGTTGGGACACAGTATTATGAAAGgaaacaagagaaagaaaaccGAAAGGATCAGACTGATTCAGGGGACTTGGTGTCGGAATCAGCTATTGTACCAGTTGAGCCAAAGGCAAGGAATGATAAATTgtttggtgaagaagaaagtgGTGCAATACACATTGTGGGGATGCATGCACATGCAGCTCATCACAGCCATAGCCAATCACAAGAACATGGGCACTCCCATGGGCATTCACACTCCCATAGCTTCGGTGGTGGGGATGAGGACGGTGGAGTGAGGCATGTTGTTGTTTCTCAG GTCTTGGAGCTTGGGATAGTATCACATTCTCTCATAATAGGCATATCATTGGGTGTTTCAGAAAGTCCATGTACAATAAGACCCTTGCTCGTGGCGTTGTCGTTCCACCAGTTCTTCGAAGGTTTTGCATTAGGTGGTTGTGTCTCACAGGCGCAGTTCAATTCCCTTCGTTCCACTGTAATGGCAACATTTTTCGCCATAACAACCCCCTTGGGAATCGCTATAGGGATTGGAGCTGCTTCATCTTACGATCCACATAGCCCGAGAGCCTTGGTGGTGGAAGGGATCCTTAACTCAGTATCTGCTGGAATTCTAGTCTACATGGCTTTAGTAGACCTAATTGCTGCAGATTTCTTGAGTAAGAGAATGAGCTGCAATACAAGGCTTCAAGTAGTTTCTTATTTTGCTTTATTCTTAGGGGCTGGACTCATGTCCCTTCTTGCAATATGGGCATGA